Genomic DNA from Hypomesus transpacificus isolate Combined female chromosome 19, fHypTra1, whole genome shotgun sequence:
GCAGCAGAGCCAGCCCAAGTCATAAGCGAACCAAGCGcctgcttagggcccctgtggcacatgaaattacagcttaattaaaaaatatatatatattatgttaatggtAATTATACAAATTCGGAAGGGgtccccaaatcaattctgcttaaggccccataaaggcttgggccggccctgatcAGCAGTTCTGTGTTCTAAGTAACAACATCTCTAAAGGTCAATAGTTGATGTCCAAATGTTCAGAATGTTTTGCGTCGACTAGTTTGTTTCCCTTCATAAGGACTTGAGAACACCTATTATAACCATTATTTGGCCTCACATTTATGTTGACAGTTGCAGTGATTGTGACACATCACAGGATGTAAATCTAGAATTGGACTGTGTTGGAAGCTGCCCGAAGGTGGTTTGGCATATTGAGGACCCAGGACCTTGGACTGTAAGTCTGAGTTTACGAGAACACATGAAGCACAGGTAGACTCCAAAGTAGAGCACAGAACCTGAGTGAATGAGCTAATACATTAACATGAACCATGCTCTACTATACTGGATGTAAGAAGGAATGCATGTCTGCTGCTTGTTTTGATATCACAGAATAATGGCTGGGCAGAATGAAGATACTCATGACGTCATTTTGATTCTAGAAACTTTGTCCTCCAGGGTGACCTGAAAGAATGCTACACCAGTGCAGGCAGAAAGCCACTGATTGAGAAAAAAGTTGGTGGCAACAGGTATAGGGTGGCTGAAAAATATCTGCAGACAGCAAAGAGCACGCTTCAAAATCTCAATGTCATTGCTTATGGTGAGTAAAAGGCTGAAAGCCATTGTAATATTTGTTTGTAACGTTTCCATTCCCAGTAATGTGAAGTGATGAATACTCTGTTTTTATTGACTGCTGTCTCAATTTCATAGGTGAGACAACACCTGGCTTTGCCAAATACACCATACAAATACCAGGCGTAATGACTCCTGTTCCTGTCAGTAACACCCAGCCTGCCACCACCCAGTCCACCACCACTCCCACACCCCCGTCATGTACCATCTCCCCACAAAACGGCACTGTCCTGGATCCATTCAACATCAACTGCACCGCCTCCTCCTTCTGTTCGTCAGGCAACTGCCTGTACTGCTTCAGGACAAACAAAGGTCTGGACGGCGCATTGTGTTGTGAAAAGCATTGGTGCAGCTGTTCATGTTGTATCAGGCTCGGAACGTCACTATTCCTCATATTACAGGAAATCATCTTCGCTGCAGTTCTGCCAATGAAGTAAAGTCTATTTACCTTCCTCTGGGGGAGGAAAGCAACAATTACAGTCTGTCCGTGGTGGCAACAGTCAAAAACGGGTTCACAAAGACAAGCACTTTCTTCACCACGCAGGTTTGTCCATAGTCATCCAGCATGGGAAGTGTTACGTACTTAAATTCCTTAGACACACGTCTTACCTTGAGAATTACATTTGGAGCTGTTCTGGTTGTGGTGTGAGCAGGTACGTCCGGCCAACTCCAGCTCTACAGTGCAGGAGCTCCAGTCTGCGGTGGTGGACTCTGTAgcccagctgcagcagcaggggCTGCTCTCTGGAGAGAACCTGGGACAGATGTTCCAGTCTGTGTCTGACATGCTGAACAACGGTGGGGGCAGTGCAGAGCAAACGGATGCTAGGAAGAAGGTAGGTGAAGGAGGACTCTGACATCTACTTTGCCTGGCTAGAGGACATTAGGCAGGCCCACTGGGGGCGCATTTGTGTGATTGCCTCTTCCTTCCACGTGGTGTCCTTGTACGTGGTTTATTGGATTATTGGAAGGAGATCTAAGGTAGGGTTTCATAAAGTGTCTTCATTCCAGCTGCGAGAGCAGATGCtaaccagtatgaatgaagtgCTGCAGAACTCCCCAATTAACTCCACCCAGGAGGTGCAGGTAACTGCAGGAGCCGTGGTGGGGCTCACCACGAAACCTGAGGAGCTGACCCCGGCTGCTCAGGTACACCCAGAACACCACCTACCACACCAATAGACTTGTTATGATAACATCTAGTCATGTCATAACTCGTATGTGTTTCTGTGCGCTCCCAACATGTGTGTCTTCCAGGAAAAAGCCAGTTCCCTGGTGGCAGATCTCAGCTCCTCCCTGCTATTCATGAACGTCAGTCAGGAAAATGGAGGTGACCAGGTGGTGAATGCTGCCAATCCCATAGTGGAGGCGGCCAGCAACATTTTAAAAGTCTCTTCTAATGTAAGAGTGACAGAATGTTTATGTAAGCCAAATGTCAACAATACGACAGCTCTTTTACTACTGACGGTCCTCAGTCAGctcaataaaatgttttgtcGTTTGCAGAAAAAGATTTCAAATGTTCTTCTCGATGGAATGGACAATGTGCAAAGTGCATTGTTGAATGGGAAAGGGATTGACCAGGGGCCTGCCATTGTCAGCATGGAAAAGATCAGTTTGTTTGTCAACAGGTAAGGGAGTGGTGGAAGAGAGTTGAAAACAAACTCTGTATGTTTTCACAGTCTGTGGTCATGTCCCGTACTCTGTCTCTTTTCAGAGTGTCTCCAGAAACCCTTCAAATGCAGTCGATCGTCGTTCCCAAGAacacctcctccagcttctccttccctcccctgcctgCTGACGTCCTTTCTCTGGAGGAACCAGTGGATGTGCGGGTAAGACATCCAGATTGAGGGTGTGAATTTATGTGTGGTTCATCCCTTAACTCGCAATCTCCCTTCTGACGTTACAGATGATGAGTTTCGAAAGGAATCCCTTTTCTTGGAGTAAAGATGCTGACATCAGCGGTGCTgtgggctctgtctctctcagcagaGAAAATGGCTCAGTCATCCCCATAGAGAATCTGACTAATGAGATAGAGGTCAGATTAGACATAACCTCCACTCTGCTGTTCTGTTGTTGACGTGTTTAAAATCCCATTCACTTAAGTCATTGTAGTGTATAATGACCTATGTTGCTTCACAGATATTATTGCCCAGGCTGGATGGAGAACAGGTGAACAGTACAATCTTGAACCTGAGTAACTACAGCACTCTGAAGATCAACGTTCCTTCACCGGATGTGACGCTGGTGCTGAGGATGGAGCCATCAGAGGACTTGACCTTTAAACTGTTCCTGGGTGATAAGAACTACCCCACCACAGCGGATTATGTAGCTAAGACTCAGATGCCTAACAATGGCACGATACAAGGTGATGCAAATGCTCCTAAATACATGTCAGAAAACATCTGTGATCATCATGTTGAGTTATACTATATACGATAAGACATACTTTGTTTATAGTGTACAATTTGCTTGTTTCTTTGGGTGTTTTGGGTGCAGAGGAGCGGTACATATGGGTGCTGGCTCCCAGTGATAGAGGAGGACATGTCGGGGAGCACTACCTTGTGGTGCAACCCATTGTGGAGGCAGGGGTTAAATCAGTAAATGCCAGCGTGTCTGTCACCTCCATTGCTGCCCAGTGCAAGTATTGGAATGAGTCTCAATCAGCTTGGAGTGAAGCCGGCTGCAGGGTAAGTACATCACACCTAATGAGCAACTCGCAAATAAGCAATATTGGTCTAATTCTGATGGTTGATCTGGTCTTTCCAGGTTGGCCCTCTCACCACCCCGTTTGTCACTCAGTGCCTATGTAACCACCTGACCTTCTTTGGAAGCTCTTTCTTCGTCATGCCCAACGTTGTGGATGTGTCTCGCACCGCAGAGCTCTTCTCTACCTTCACTGAAAACCCAGTGGTTGTGTGCTTTGTGGGCGCCATCTTTGTAGCTTATCTCCTGGTGGTCGTGTGGGCACGCAGAAAAGACATCAACGATACTGCCAAGGTCTCTCTCAAAAGGccattttgtaaaaataaaaaaccatAAAGCAGAAACACTATTGTTGGTGTGGCAATGTaacattttcagtgtttgtatgtgtgtaagatACCTCAAATTGTGTCCAGGTAAAGGTAACAGTACTGGAGGACAACGACCCTTTGGCTGAGTATGGCTACATGCTGAACATCAGCACAGGACATCGACGTGGTGCCTCCAGCTCAGCTCAGGTCAGACAGCTTCAGAGTCCAGcccccacaacaacaacaacaacacagggTGCCACAACAACTTCAGCTACCTGTAGGTAACCTGTTTCCCCTTTACAGGTAACCGTGACTCTGCTgggcacagagggggagagtgagccCCACCACCTCACTGACCCTGACAAACCTGTGTTTGAGAGGGGTGCAGTAGATACCTTCCTGCTGACCACCCCCTTCACCCTGGGGGAACTGCAGAGCATCAGGGTGTGGCACGACAACTCTGGAGAACACCCTAGCTGGTAGGGAGTGGGCAAGAAAATCACATTTTGTTGAATGAAGAGAGGAACCAATACATTCACACATACTCTTATGGTGTATTTCAATATAACaagaacaataataataacaactatactaataataacaacaataatagCATGAATAATTTGAATTAACTGAATGTATATACCGTAATGCAGATATTTTCCGGATGCACAGATGAAATCATGTTTTCCTGTAGGTACATAAACAAAGTAATGGTGCAAGATTTACAAACTGGGCAGAAGTGGCATTTCCTCTGTAACTCCTGGCTTGCGATCGATATGGGAGACTGCCTTCTGGATAGAACATTCCCTGTTGCCACTGAAATGGATCTTAAGAGATTTAGGTGAGATGAAAAGGACCATCCTGTAATTGATCTAAGAACTCGAGAATACCTCCTCCATGATGTCTTTAAGTACAGTTCATATCGATTGTATCCTGCATCTTTTCAGTAACCTGTTCTTCATGAAGACCGCCAAGGACTTCCGTGATGGTCACATCTGGTTTTCTGTGGTCAGCCGTCCTCCAAACAGCACCTTCACATGTGTGCAGCGAGTATCATGCTGTTTTTCTCTGCTGCTCTGCACCATGTTGACCAATATCATGTTCTATGGCATCCCGACTGACCCCTCTGAACAAACAATGGACCTGGGTAAGATATTATCCACAGAATTGGTGCTCCACAACGTGTCTGGACTTTAAAGTGATTAAAGCGCTCTGTCACTTTATCCCTATATCTGTCACTCTCAAGGTCACATTGAGTTCACCTGGCAACAAGTGATGATTGGAGTTCAAAGTTCTATCATCATGTTCCCCATCAATCTGCTGATTGTGAGTATCTTCAGAAACACCCGTCCCCGACAGAAGAAGCCTGGTCAACCCAAGACAGAGGCCTCCAAGCAGGGGAAGACTGGCCGTGTGTCTCCATCACAGCCTCCTTCTCCACAGATGGAACACAAGGACATCACACCAGACACTGTCATCAAGGTAGACTTATCTGGATCATTATTTCACACTTCTGTCAGTCTGAAGATTTACTTCAGGTTGCACATTTGTTCATTTTCTTAGGACATCAAGAGGATAGCCCAGTCTCTCTCCAAGGCCATGAAGAGCCCCATGCCTCGTCTGGACTTGGAGCTGGGGTCTGGACGACAGGCTGACATCaacactctgctctctctggtgGAGGACATTATCAGACAGCAGAACCGTGCAGGTGGAGAGTTCTACACTGATGTCTGCAAGAGAGAAGGatctcttcttctgtctttAGGTTCAGTTGAACTTCAAGGTAACAGTTTTTTGGTCAACATTTCGGTAGATTGTTGCATCTGTAACGTTTTATACTTGACCAGAGTATTTAATTGGAATGCCTTTTCCCTGCGGGTGATTGGAGACACCTGAACTTCACTCAGGAATGACAAATGATTGAATCTGCGTTTAGTGTAATGGGTCTGTGGGATGTTCTTTGTGATATCAGACAGCAGCTTGTGTGGGAGCCCTGAGAAAACTGCAGACAGGAGCCAGAAACGGAGCAGCAACAGTCAGTATCTGTACAGGCAGCTCCGCCATGTTGAGAAGGAGTTGAGTCTACTGGGACCCTCTCGCTTCCCTAACCCACACAGCTATCAGCGGGCTGTGCAGCAGGTCCAGGGCATGAAGGGATTGCTGGAGTCACAGCTCTCTTCCTCCAGCCTTGGAGTCGACCAACCAGCTTGCAGCATCAGCACAGCAGAGAGCCTTGACGAGGACACCAGCAAGAGGAAGTGCTGTCAAGGAGGGCTGCCGTGgtggtttgtgtttgtgggcTGGATACTGGTGCTAGCAACTAGCGGTGTGTCAGGATTCTTCACTATGATGTATGGACTGCATTATGGGAAGGAGCGCTCCGTCAGCTGGCTCATATCTATGGTTGTGTCCTTCTTTGAGAGCCTCTTTATCACACAACCTCTTAAGGTCAGTCACATCAGGTTAGGTCACAATGATAAATTCCATTATATCTACCTACTTTTATATGACAGAGTTGTTTCATGTGCGTTTCTTCAAAACAGGTGCTAGGATTTGCTGTCTTCTTTGCTCTTGTGCTTAAGAAAGTTGATCAGGAAGAATATGGTGATCCTAAGGTTGACGGAATTCTCAGAAACCCAGGTACGTCATCTCCAGAAATACAGAGTTAGAAACCCATTATAAAAACTAAGGATTTACTTTAATCATGAAGAAAAAGGTTGATTTATAAAGACATACCTATAATTTAATGTGCAAATTACCCAACAAGATACACTTCTTTCTGTGTAGAATATAACTTCATCAAATACCTCACAGTACGTAAACAGGTGTTGACACTGTATAGATAACCCTTACCAGGCAGTGACATATAAATACATAGCTCACACTGTTCTTTATGAACATGTACATCAACACCCTTCAAACCTAAGAAATAAACAGTGACTCAAAgtcggcccacacacacacacatgtgcaatTCTACCCTCCCACCCCTCAATGCAGGCCCGTGCCGTTGCTTGAGCGTGTACGGGCCTCAAAACATTTTAAACTGGCCACTTCACTCGGCTTGATGTACCTGAACTTGGTCTGTATGAAGTACAGACCTTCCCTTGTTGCTGACGGATTACCCAAATTCCCGAAGAGTAGGTGCACTCTCCAGTTTTCGTGTAGCCTACCTCTCCAACCATGCCAGAGGAGTGCTTCCTGAGCTATCTGGTGTTAATCGTAAATCTCCCGGCATTCCATGAATGTTAGCAATTTACTCAATCACTAAGTTAATAAAGCTACGATGCTAACCACCGTTTGTGGCTACACGTTATACATCCATCCTAAATCCTTTCAGTTACTAATCTCCGGCATCACAAAAAAAACTGCGTAAAAATATTGAATATCTTAACAAAATATCAGATGATGTGTAGTAGTGGGTGTGACTCATAACTTAAACATCCATATACATTTATGATAGCCACTACAAGCTTCACATAGTGTGACAGTCAAACCAAAGATAACTACAGGGTACAATTGTGGGGTgcgcttgcgtcggttgcagatgagTATGTTTCCAGTGTGAATgtcaacaccctgtatttttgtacgcccttaaactggttagctcctgcgattcccacacagcCGAAGTTtaatatagagggttttcacggacgcgtcatcagaccggaagtcgccatcttggaggtactccccatcacaacactgcactggcactgaagtaaatCCCGAACGTCGGCGAGGAAAatggtgaattattgccgtgtttcaggttgttcaaataggacagatcgagaaaatCATTTGGtttattatcgacttccaaaagttattaaaaaccagggaaaggaatgccagagattgtcagaggaaaggaggcgcttgtggttggcaaagctcaaccaagactaaTAACAAAATAGTTTCTCACCACTTTTTATCAATAAATGATAACATGTAATTATCTTATCTTATGAAACTAACTCAGATAGTgtacagtgtaggcctacatagcaaactgggggtctttgaaatgaaaagaaaaacacgattgagtgtcagttatggttaggttgatttaagacgttattgcattacttactttggccttcacaacacaacggtcgttgaggacttggtactgcatctccctcacccatccacacaccatctgattataggcctccaaacctttgtaagctttaaggtcttccgctgtatatgggctcggcgagaaaCTAGGTAGTTCACAATATCTGGATATCCGACTGACGGCAGAATCACAGGGTCGTCAcagatccaagaagagggagctaactggtaagGATCTGCAGcgccaataaatccaattttctCATCATACCAACGGTTTTCTTGCGAtccaaggccttccctgtatgccttaggatcttggacacgttttggtggccttttcggtcgtttagacatggctagagttgtaccaaagagtatagaatttgcgttattttcgttgtactccattgagttgtttacatcgagtgcctccaagatggccgcgcatccgggttactgcccagaatgtgacgtccgtgaaaaccctctatagcgctacaatttaccagggctaggtctgaatctaggagcaaaaggGAGCACAGCTGCCATAGtagcaggtagcaacgctagtgctaaataactatttagctggtcggctccctGACgccggtgttgtatcaccctatgtatgactctctggattggcaccccctcgcggtAGCGCACgcgattcaaagagtgaaggatttcgtcatGATATCGAATTcaaaagaaggggagacagaagtctcacattataccgtctttgttgttgaattcaagagaaggatgtctgttatctgtgtaaatatcagatgctattttcaacacgaaatccttaaaattcgtcattcaaacggTATAATAACAAACGCCaaccaacattcttgctccacgacatcgcattctgaggaaatataccccagtatgatCATGATGGTTCAAAGTgcatggctcttcatactaatgtataggttcaaaggcatgcgatttgaatgcagttagcctgtgcgtagggtgggttactcagacaggtcgaaaacacagccttctgatccagaataggctatcagctgtcctgaaaagggaccaaaggttcacatgcctagcctacaaaagacaagtactaaaaacaatgtatcaaccatgtatcaacatcaaaagaaccatcaaatccttttttaagataggaaatattattcttattgtttaagtcatcgaaataaatgaaaaaataaaacataataatccctcacctaccatggactattctgtttttagacctgtccaccctacacatgtattggtattcaatttatgctattaaatgtacataatgctggcgTAGAAGGATAGAAACGTAtgcggggggagagcatttcatggcaggttttccattagatgtaagtgcaatgcaccccctgTTAACCCTTACTAGGATActgtgacatgcctgaaacttactgtggttactcatactagtgccctcagtgtacagtaagaatcattcgatgctgggatatacagaactgcCTTGACATAAAGAAGTACTTTGTGAAGATGTACCTCAATAAACATTAGTAACAAAGAAAATAACACAAAAAGGAGTTACGTATTTATCATACACTCGATTGTATTGGTTATGCATATAACTACAACAGGACAGTGGTTGTCCTGTCAGCTCATTTGTACTGTTTCCCAAAATCAAAATACCTACCAGCAGGTAATATGGGACTGCAACTGCATTGCAGATAATAAAAGGTTTAAATTATTTAATTGTATTCAATATCTTAAATGTTATAGTGTATGTTATTCACAGAGTGTGTGCATTGCACAAGATGGAGCTAGTaagagtaagcacagtaagtttcaggcatgtgacactttctagtcagggttagcagggggtgcattaagcctgtcgtgagatgcaccccccctctattgtctgttctgtatatcccagcatcaaatgattcgtactgtacactgagggcactagtatgagtaaccacagtaagtttcaggcatgtcacagtatcctagtcagggttaacagggggtgcattgcacttacatctaatggaaaacctgccatgaaatgctctccccccgcaTACGTTTCTATCCTTCTAcgccagcattatgtacattttatagcataaattgaataccaatacatgtgtagggtggacaggtctaaaaacagaatagtccatggtaggtgagggattattatgttttattttttcatttatttcattgacttaaacaatacGAATAATATTTCCTATCTTAAAAATGATTTGATGGTCcttttgatgttgatacatggttgatacattgtttttagtatttgtcttttgtaggctaggcatgtgaacctttggtcccttttcaggacagctgatagcctattctggatcagaaggctgttgttttcgacctgtctgagtaacccaccctacgcacaggctaactgcattcaaatcgcatgcctttgaacctatacattagtatgaagagccatgccatgtgaaatactttgaaccatcatgatcatactggggtatatttcctcagaatgcgatgtcgtggagcaagaatgttggttGGCGTTCATTACTATAccgtttgaatgacgaattttaaggatttcgtgttgaaaatagcatctgatatttacacagataacagacatccttctcttgaattcaacaacaaacacggtataatgtgagacttctgtctccccttctttaggatgcgatatcaagacgaaatccttcactctttgaatcgcgcgcgctcccgcgaggaGGTGCCAATTCCGAGAGTCATGCATGGGGTGATACAACACCGGGTAATACTAGAATGGCGtatctatgcgttgttgctGACGTTGTGATGTCAGGCTAGCACTGAGGTCCTTTGgtgcacacaaggcactttttgccactgAAACGTTGTAagctcctaaaccgtgcaacggaacgtaaataaaaatacaagcaacgcaatcaggaccaagacgaacattttgacaccgacgttgtctatgtattCCAAATATTGACGAATCCTTAGGGCTCTATCGttgaaggcaagcacacccgataaa
This window encodes:
- the pkd1l2a gene encoding polycystic kidney disease protein 1-like 2; this encodes MESMSLTQLLLSTLFLLCPSGAEEETEALSCPEHQQGFDRSCYEFVGLRRSFFSAQGWCERGGGHLAFIQNEETQQFLQKHLESETDWWLGLAPASANLTLDSSAAEGPLSWLDGSDVSYSNWVSSPAPGAGCAHILRSSGFQWEATANCSQEFTFVCEFESGRTIACAHHNATLQCGSGQVIEVDDSFYGRKTAHYCRLSPNPSPTSTQEECSWMDVVDSVTGDCHGLQVCQATVDVTSFGEPCPGLGSYLSVEYHCKEGLNLLMSNLAAVYDDVTFTVKWLLHPFQGNLSCSLRAGDGHNVDPYSPKELESSVVHKYSHPGVYLVLVECSTSEWHVTVQKTITIQEPVGEFGVIKCYSQDHSTDGANCKGLYGSLLRIQVEVEAGTNVTYRIQSGDTLVSHSSVVRGIVPHNITVAPEVQEQLGSGCHQLSLKASNGVTTPGVSTELQVCLLEPVEGLQASLLLEEGQCPDSHLPISVSLERGAPAQLLFSVTGDNKTFSETRHMHNSSLQVYNITPTVEGSLEITVKAWKVFSDMEVEVNLWNVTVACSNFLDLLHDHGNTTGHVRKPRAYSLRITSTPDTLVDYSDSVMMAVTGLFGLASGRWSKFEWSCKINCKCNDIINKNKEGTLVIDKTCLPDSFAFSEFTFQVKLKSFFNKWYTLTSASRCISVTPKEFVNVSISCSDCDTSQDVNLELDCVGSCPKVVWHIEDPGPWTGDLKECYTSAGRKPLIEKKVGGNRYRVAEKYLQTAKSTLQNLNVIAYGETTPGFAKYTIQIPGVMTPVPVSNTQPATTQSTTTPTPPSCTISPQNGTVLDPFNINCTASSFCSSGNCLYCFRTNKGNHLRCSSANEVKSIYLPLGEESNNYSLSVVATVKNGFTKTSTFFTTQVRPANSSSTVQELQSAVVDSVAQLQQQGLLSGENLGQMFQSVSDMLNNGGGSAEQTDARKKLREQMLTSMNEVLQNSPINSTQEVQVTAGAVVGLTTKPEELTPAAQEKASSLVADLSSSLLFMNVSQENGGDQVVNAANPIVEAASNILKVSSNKKISNVLLDGMDNVQSALLNGKGIDQGPAIVSMEKISLFVNRVSPETLQMQSIVVPKNTSSSFSFPPLPADVLSLEEPVDVRMMSFERNPFSWSKDADISGAVGSVSLSRENGSVIPIENLTNEIEILLPRLDGEQVNSTILNLSNYSTLKINVPSPDVTLVLRMEPSEDLTFKLFLGDKNYPTTADYVAKTQMPNNGTIQEERYIWVLAPSDRGGHVGEHYLVVQPIVEAGVKSVNASVSVTSIAAQCKYWNESQSAWSEAGCRVGPLTTPFVTQCLCNHLTFFGSSFFVMPNVVDVSRTAELFSTFTENPVVVCFVGAIFVAYLLVVVWARRKDINDTAKVKVTVLEDNDPLAEYGYMLNISTGHRRGASSSAQVTVTLLGTEGESEPHHLTDPDKPVFERGAVDTFLLTTPFTLGELQSIRVWHDNSGEHPSWYINKVMVQDLQTGQKWHFLCNSWLAIDMGDCLLDRTFPVATEMDLKRFSNLFFMKTAKDFRDGHIWFSVVSRPPNSTFTCVQRVSCCFSLLLCTMLTNIMFYGIPTDPSEQTMDLGHIEFTWQQVMIGVQSSIIMFPINLLIVSIFRNTRPRQKKPGQPKTEASKQGKTGRVSPSQPPSPQMEHKDITPDTVIKDIKRIAQSLSKAMKSPMPRLDLELGSGRQADINTLLSLVEDIIRQQNRAGGEFYTDVCKREGSLLLSLGSVELQDSSLCGSPEKTADRSQKRSSNSQYLYRQLRHVEKELSLLGPSRFPNPHSYQRAVQQVQGMKGLLESQLSSSSLGVDQPACSISTAESLDEDTSKRKCCQGGLPWWFVFVGWILVLATSGVSGFFTMMYGLHYGKERSVSWLISMVVSFFESLFITQPLKVLGFAVFFALVLKKVDQEEYGDPKVDGILRNPDEAGAMRAARRDSTCSFYQPPPPSDIEKMRNNMMKEQKVFALIREILTYMGFMWMLLLVAYGQRDPNAYFLTRHIQQSFSQGISDNMSPGDVFTWANTSLLNNLFGEYPGFITDGNSKLVGNARLRQVRVQKNSCRVPRSMRQSVPDCHAPYSWEVEDMGSYGPGWNRSVGDNSSVSLRSPWKYQSQARLRSYPVWGSLVLYRGGGFVEELGPDSYNASRTIQYLFDSTWIDMYTRAVFIEFTVYNANVNLFCIATLMLETSAVGAFQFRSDLQSVRLYQSTGGLHIFVMASEVVYFLFILYYMFVQGKLMKQHKWGYFRSKFNLVELAIIILSWSALSVFIKRTLQGNSDMAYYHDHKDEFASFHATATADAVLGYLIAFLVLLATVKLWHLMRLNSKLHMITATLQRAWTDISGFLVVITIMTLAYSIACNLMYGWKLYSYKTLMDSAQTMVSLQLGIFNYEEVLDYNPVLGAFLIGSCIVFMTFVVLNLFISVILVAFSEEQKHHKPSEEEEIVDLMLMKLCSLFGIKYKKEERNDNKGPSTIST